GGAGGTCTTCGCCCATCTCGACCTTCTCGAAGGACGGGACATCGTGCTTAGCAAGGGTGAGGGCATTCCTTCCCGCTTCGCCCTGCGTCGCTGAAAGACGGCGGGATAACGTTGCCGGCCTCCGATTGACACTTTCACGTCTCTGAGATACTATTGCTGATATGCAGATGCGTCTCGTGCATCCTTGACGGCCACAAGGAGGCCAAATGGCACACCCCTCCGCAACGTATCAGCAGCTCATCGATGAGATAGCTTCTCTCAAACAAGAGATTGGGAGACTGAAGAGATCGGAAGCGGACCGCCGGAAGATCAGGGACAGGCTCGAGAGCCGCATTGCTTCCCTGACGCAGCCGATGGAGGATGCCGCCGGCGTAGAGTTCGAAGATCTTTTCGACCTCGATGAGATGCAGCGGCTGCAGGATGAGCTGTGCGTCGCCGTCGGGGTGGCCGCTCTCCTCACACGCATCGACGGTACCCCCATAACGAGGCCAAGCAACTTCTCCCGCTTTTGCAGCGACATAGTGCGAAGGACCGAACGTGGAAGAAAGAGGTGCCAAACGTCCGACGCACATCTGGGGCAGTATCACCCCGAAGGGCCCGCCATTCAGCCCTGCCTGAGCGCGGGATTGTGGGGTGCCGGGTCGAGCATCACCGTCGGGGGGAGACATATAGCCAACTGGCTCATCGGCCAGGTGCGCAACGAAGCCCAGAGCGAAGAGAATGTCCGGGCTTATGCCAGGGAACTCGGAAGTGACGAAGAGGCGTTTGTCGAAGCCTTCTACGAAGTGCCGGTGATGTCAACGGAACAGTTCCGCTTTGTCGCCCAGGCGTTCCACACGCTGGCAAGCCTGCTGTCGAGGGCGGCTTTCCAGAACCTCCAGCAGTCCCGCTACATCGTGGAACGCAGGCGCGCCGAAGAGGCCCTGAGCAAGAGCGACTCATTGATACGTGCCATAACGGACTCCGCGAAGGACGCCATCGTCATGATGGACCCGGGAGGACTGATCTCCTTTTGGAACAGGGCGGCGGAACGTATCTTCGGTTACACGAAGGAGGAGGCGGTCGGTAGTGACCTTCACAGGCTGGTGACGCCGGAGCGTTTCCTGGAAACTTACGGCAGGGCATTCGGCATGTTCAGAGCGAGCGGCACGACACATTCACCGGAGAAGAGCGTTGAATTGCTGGCGTGCCGGAAGGGGGGAGAGGAATTTCCCATCGAGCTGTCCCTCTCCGCCATCCATCTCAAGGATGGCTGGCACGCGGTTGGCATCATGCGGGATATAACGGAGCGCAGGAAGGCGGAAGAGGAACTGCATGAGTCCCGCAGAAGGTTGGAAGATATCATTGAATTCCTCCCCGATGCCACCCTTGTGATTGACAGGGAAGGAAGGGTCATGGCCTGGAACCGGGCGATCGAGAAGCTGACGGGGGTCACCAAGGACCAGATGCTCGGGAAAGGCGACTACGAGTATGCCGTACCGTTCTATGGCAAGCACAGGCCGATCCTCATCGATTACGCGCTTCATCCCGAAATGGAACTGGAGTACGAGTACACGGCCTTCCAGAGGGTGGGTAACACTCTTTTCGGTGAGGCCTACACTCCCGGAATACCTCCCGGCGACTTTCACGTGTACGCGACGGCATCCGTCCTTCACGATTCGAAGGGCAATGTCATTGCGGCGATAGAGTGCATCCGCGACGATACGGAGCGCAAGAGACTGGCCGACCGCCTCAACAGGGCGGAGAAGATGGAGGGATTGGGAAGGCTGGCGGGGGGCGTGGCGCATGACATGAACAATGTCCTCGGCGTGCTCGTCGGCTGTGCCGACCTCCTTCGGGCAAGCCTGCCGAAAGACACTCCCTACTGGAAATATGCCGATGACATCCTGAACTCGGGCCTGAGAGGGGCGGCGATCATCCAGGACCTTTTGACCCTGGCGAGAAGGGGTGTGGCGGTCTCCGAAGTGGTAAACCTCAACGGCATCATTGCCGATTATCTCAAGACGCCTGAGTTTGACAAGCTCAAGACGGACCACCCGGCAGTGGAGATAAACGTCGAACTTGCCGACGGACTCCTGAACACCAGGGGGTCTCCCGTTCACCTGAACAAGACCCTCGCGAACCTTGTCTCCAACGCGGCGGAGGCGCTGGCGGGCAGCGGGGAGATAACCATCAGGACGGAGAACCGCTATCTCGATGTGCCCATCCAGGGATATGACAGCATGAAGGAGGGTGATTACACGATCCTGAGCGTTTCCGACACAGGCAAGGGAATATCCGAACGGGACATGGGAAAGATCTTCGAGCCTTTCTACACGAACAAGGTCATGGGAAGGAGCGGGACGGGTCTCGGCCTCGCCGTGGTGTGGGGCACCGTGAAAGACCACGACGGATACATAGACGTGAGGAGCGAGGAGGGCGTCGGGAGCACCTTTACGATCTATCTGCCCGTCACGAGGGAAGAAATAGCGAGAAGAAAGAAGGTCATCGATTCCCTCGCGTACCGGGGCAAGGGAGAGACCATTCTTGTTGTTGATGACATCAAGGAGCAGAGGGAGCTTGCCATCAACATGCTGACCGTTCTCGGATACACCGTGGAGACTGCCGCGAGCGGGGAGGAGGCTGTCGAGCGCCTGCTCGGCAAGACGGTGGACCTCTTGCTCCTCGACATGGTCATGGACCCGGGGATGGATGGATTGGAGACTTACAGGAGGATCCTCGAAACCCACCCGGGGCAGAAGGCGGTCATCGTCAGTGGCTTTTCCGAGACCGACCGCGTGAAGAAGGCCCAGGCCCTTGGGGCCGGGGCCTTTGTCCGCAAGCCCTATATAATGGAGAAGATCGGCCTCGCGGTGAGACGGGAACTGGACAGGGGCAAAGATGATGATGTATCCCTGGAGACGTAGAGGGGTCGGGCCGCCTGCCCGTTCTCTCCAGATATGTTCCAGGGGCGCGGAGTAGAAGGGGGATAAGAGTGAAAGGTGTCTTGTCAAAGACCCTGCTTGCCGCTGTCTGCATTTGCGTGTTGTGCGGTATCGCAGATGCGACAACCTCGGACACCTTCAGGTGTCCCAACGGTGCCATCATCGCGATCAACGACAAGCTCTCAACGGTCGCGCTCAGGTGCGACGCCCCGACGTCCGTGACGGGTCTGCGAATGCGGGGAGGAATGCCGAAGGTTACATAAACCTTGACATGCGCGGTACAGTGCGGGATGATTTTGGTGTTTCAACGGAGGTCTTCAACAGTCTCGCACTAGAGTTCAATCCAGGTGGTGGTGATGATGATCAAAGGAACGACGAAGATACTGGGGGTTGTCGGCTACCCCATCGTCCACTCACTCTCTCCCGTGATGCACAATGCGGCGATCGAGTATCTTGGAGCCGATTATGTCTATATCCCTTTTTCGGTGAAGCCCGAGGACCTGGCTGCGGCCCTTCGGGGGTTTGAGGCCATGGATGTGCAGGGGTTCAGTGTTACCATTCCCCACAAGCAGGCCATTATGCCCCTCCTGACGGAGATCACCGCCGAAGCGAAACTGTCGGGTGCCGTGAACGCCGTTTCCCGGACAGAGAACGGCTGGAAGGGGACCAATTACGATTCCTTCGGGTTTATGGCCCCGCTGAAGGA
The DNA window shown above is from Syntrophorhabdus sp. and carries:
- a CDS encoding PAS domain S-box protein, with the translated sequence MAHPSATYQQLIDEIASLKQEIGRLKRSEADRRKIRDRLESRIASLTQPMEDAAGVEFEDLFDLDEMQRLQDELCVAVGVAALLTRIDGTPITRPSNFSRFCSDIVRRTERGRKRCQTSDAHLGQYHPEGPAIQPCLSAGLWGAGSSITVGGRHIANWLIGQVRNEAQSEENVRAYARELGSDEEAFVEAFYEVPVMSTEQFRFVAQAFHTLASLLSRAAFQNLQQSRYIVERRRAEEALSKSDSLIRAITDSAKDAIVMMDPGGLISFWNRAAERIFGYTKEEAVGSDLHRLVTPERFLETYGRAFGMFRASGTTHSPEKSVELLACRKGGEEFPIELSLSAIHLKDGWHAVGIMRDITERRKAEEELHESRRRLEDIIEFLPDATLVIDREGRVMAWNRAIEKLTGVTKDQMLGKGDYEYAVPFYGKHRPILIDYALHPEMELEYEYTAFQRVGNTLFGEAYTPGIPPGDFHVYATASVLHDSKGNVIAAIECIRDDTERKRLADRLNRAEKMEGLGRLAGGVAHDMNNVLGVLVGCADLLRASLPKDTPYWKYADDILNSGLRGAAIIQDLLTLARRGVAVSEVVNLNGIIADYLKTPEFDKLKTDHPAVEINVELADGLLNTRGSPVHLNKTLANLVSNAAEALAGSGEITIRTENRYLDVPIQGYDSMKEGDYTILSVSDTGKGISERDMGKIFEPFYTNKVMGRSGTGLGLAVVWGTVKDHDGYIDVRSEEGVGSTFTIYLPVTREEIARRKKVIDSLAYRGKGETILVVDDIKEQRELAINMLTVLGYTVETAASGEEAVERLLGKTVDLLLLDMVMDPGMDGLETYRRILETHPGQKAVIVSGFSETDRVKKAQALGAGAFVRKPYIMEKIGLAVRRELDRGKDDDVSLET